CATAGCGCCCCCGGGAGAGCCGTCGCCCCGTGCCAGTGCCCCCCAGCCGGTAGCGGTAGGGATGCGGACGCTCGGTTAACAACGCTGTCACCGGCCACAACGGCTTACCCTCCTGATTCACTGGCCAGCGATAGGACAAGCGGTTCGACCCCCACACCCCCGCCGTAATCGTGGCAAAGGTCTGGCCCACCGGCTGGTTGAGCAACTCTTGGATGGACTTGTCTAGCTCCTGGCACTGGACCTGCACCAGGTGACCTTCCCCCCCAAACCGGTACCAGCCCGCGTCGAGTGGATGGCTACTCAAATAGGCCAAACACACCCCTGGCTGGAGCGCCACCGCATTTTCCAGGAACAAACTCCCGCGTTGTCTGGTTTCATCAACCCACACCCGCCGCTGCTCCGGTTGCAAGCGGGGATGCAAATGCGGGCAGAACGTCCAAGGGTCGGCAGTGACGGCTTGCCCAGGCTTTAACTGCCTCCAAGCGCTGATAGGTATCCAACCCCGCTTATCAAACTTTTCTTCCGTCTCCGGCTGCCAGCCTTGGCCGTTCCAGCGCAGGAGATGTCGCACTTGGCCCTCTTTCACCAGGCAATGCATGGGCGTCGGCACGTAGAAGTCTTGGGGGTTGTCCACATAGCTCCAAAACGGCCCCGCAAACTGCCAGCCTTTATCAGCCCTCATGGCGTCGGCGCCGTAACGGGCGGCAAAAAGACCGGATACGGTTGGCGCTTGGGGCGGAAAACTCATCCCCGCGCGACCCACCAGATTCTCCGGCGACAAAAACCGCCCCGCACTGCCGTAGAGAAACCCCAGCGGTTCCAAGGTAATCAGGTATCGGAACATAGCTGAAACCCCACTTGCGCGAGACTGCTGACCCAATCTCCCAGCCGCTCGTTGCCGGTGTAGTACTGGATATTCCGCTCCAGGGTTTGCCGGTTCTGGGGGCCAAAGTACACCTCAAACAGCGCCAGCGCCACTTGGTCACTCTCCAACCCCCGCCGGGCCTGTAACACCGCCACGTCATTAATATATATGGGTCCAGTTTTGTCCCCCTTCCCGGTCGCGGTAGCTGCGAAACAGGGGTTGCAAAAACTCCCAGGGGCACACCCACTCGATGCAATTGCCGCTATTGAAAAGCACCCGCAGCGCCAAGCGATTGCGTCCCTGGCGTTTAGCCGACTTTTCCGCCTCTCGCACCTGCTGGAGAATTTCCCGCTGGGGCACTTGATTCCCGGCCAGCACCGCCCCTACGCTGACTGTAATTTGCTGACCGTGTCGCTTCCAGATGGTGGGGAACGCTTCCGACAGCCACGCCAGCGCCGCCCGGGGAGAAAACGTCCATCGCTCTGTGGAGTACAACACCCCCAGGAAGTCGTCGCCGCCAGCGTAGATCACGCGCCCCAGGTGGTCGTCCACTGCCTTTTTCAGGTGCTCCTGACCCCAGGTCATCATGGCGTGGCTAAAGTCCCGCAAAGCCTTAGCTTCGTCTTCCCCCTGCTCTTTCAGTCGGCGCAGGTGTTGCCCAATGCTATCGCCATCCCCCGCAAACCACAGCGAGCGTTGCTGGTCGGGAATTTCTCGAAACGTCTCTGGGACTTCCCTTTGCAGCCCCAAGCGCCGAGCGATTGGGTAGTAGGTCACCAGGCGTTTGATTAACTCTGGAATGCTCAGTTGTTCGTTTGCATCTACAAACGCTTCGCCCAGCAGGTCTTGTAGCTTCTGGTAAAACGCCCGAATCTCGCGGTCGTCGTCACTCAGGCACACTGTGCGGCTATCCCGCTGGCGGCCCATGCCCGGCCAGGCAATGCCATCTGCCCCCGACAAGGTGGAGCTTTCTCCCTGCCAGTTGACGCCGACCCAGTCCCGGCTGCGCTTGCTTTGGTTGATGGCCCGCCGAGCTTCCGTAATCGTTTCCCCCTGGCCCCAGAAAAACTCCCAAGCGTGTTCCGCCCAGTGATTCCAGTGCCGCTGCCAGGTATAGTCCAACTCGGGCAATTGCTCTTCTATCCATGCCCGGCAGG
The Gloeomargarita sp. SKYB120 DNA segment above includes these coding regions:
- a CDS encoding type III-B CRISPR module-associated protein Cmr3 codes for the protein MFRYLITLEPLGFLYGSAGRFLSPENLVGRAGMSFPPQAPTVSGLFAARYGADAMRADKGWQFAGPFWSYVDNPQDFYVPTPMHCLVKEGQVRHLLRWNGQGWQPETEEKFDKRGWIPISAWRQLKPGQAVTADPWTFCPHLHPRLQPEQRRVWVDETRQRGSLFLENAVALQPGVCLAYLSSHPLDAGWYRFGGEGHLVQVQCQELDKSIQELLNQPVGQTFATITAGVWGSNRLSYRWPVNQEGKPLWPVTALLTERPHPYRYRLGGTGTGRRLSRGRYAVPAGSVYVLGEALPPWQAWPDEWFPQEGYSFKRWGCGLALPLSVDQPQFAVS